From a region of the Desmodus rotundus isolate HL8 chromosome 7, HLdesRot8A.1, whole genome shotgun sequence genome:
- the CCNK gene encoding cyclin-K isoform X1 — MKENKENSSPSVTSANLDHTKPCWYWDKKDLAHTPSQLEGLDPATEARYRREGARFIFDVGTRLGLHYDTLATGIIYFHRFYMFHSFKQFPRYVTGACCLFLAGKVEETPKKCKDIIKTARSLLNDVQFGQFGDDPKEEVMVLERILLQTIKFDLQVEHPYQFLLKYAKQLKGDKNKIQKLVQMAWTFVNDSLCTTLSLQWEPEIIAVAVMYLAGRLCKFEIQEWTSKPMYRRWWEQFVQDVPVDVLEDICHQILDLYSQGKQQMPHHTPHQLPQPPSLPSTPQVPPVPPSQSAQGSEPPQPPQKDPQPTAQPPPPPQQAQQPKKPSPQPSPPRQAKRATVVSPKEENKAADPPPPKIPKIETTHPPLPPAHPPPDRKPPLSAALGEAEPPGPVDAGDLPKVQIPPPAHPAPVHQPPPLPHRPPPPPPSSYMTGMSTSSSYMSGEGYQSLQSMMKTEGPSYGTLPPAYGPPAHLPYHPHVYPPNPPPPPVPPPPTSFPPPAIPPPTPGYPPPPPAYNPNFPPPPPRLPPTHAVPPHPPPGLGLPPASYPPPSVPPGGQPPVPPPIPPPGMPPVGGLGRAAWMR, encoded by the exons atgaaggaaaataaagaaaactcaagCCCTTCGGTAACCTCAGCAAACCTGGACCACACAAAACCATGTTGGTACTGGGATAAGAAAGATTTGGCTCACACACCCTCTCAACTGGAAGGACTCGACCCAGCCACTGAGGCCCGCTACCGCCGAGAGGGGGCTCGCTTCATCTTTGATGTGGGCACACGTTTGGGGCT GCACTATGATACCCTGGCAActggaataatttattttcatcgCTTCTATATGTTTCATTCCTTCAAGCAGTTCCCGAGATAC GTCACAGGAGCTTGTTGTCTCTTTTTGGCTGGGAAAGTAGAAGAAACACccaaaaaatgtaaagatatcATCAAAACAGCCCGTAGTTTATTAAATGATGTACAATTTGGCCAGTTTGGAGATGACCCAAAG GAAGAAGTGATGGTTCTGGAGAGGATCTTACTGCAGACCATAAAGTTTGACTTGCAGGTAGAGCATCCGTACCAGTTCCTGCTCAAATATGCAAAACAGCTCAAAG gtgataaaaacaaaatccaaaagtTGGTTCAAATGGCATGGACATTTGTAAATGACAG TCTCTGCACGACCTTGTCACTGCAGTGGGAGCCAGAGATCATAGCGGTGGCGGTGATGTATCTTGCGGGGCGTTTGTGCAAATTTGAAATACAAGAATGGACCTCCAAACCCATGTATCGGAGGTGGTGGGAGCAGTTTGTCCAAGATGTCCCTGTGGATGTTCTGGAAG ACATCTGCCACCAAATCCTGGATCTTTACTCACAAGGAAAACAACAGATGCCTCATCACACACCTCATCAGCTGCCGCAGCCCCCTTCACTCCCGTCTACACCACAAGTGCCACCAGTGCCACCCTCCCAGTCGGCTCAAGGCTCTGAACCGCCACAGCCCCCACAGAAGGACCCGCAGCCGACAgcccagccgccgccgccgccacagCAAGCCCAGCAGCCCAAGAAACCATCCCCGCAGCCAAGTCCGCCCCGCCAGGCGAAACGAGCCACG GTGGTTTCTCCcaaagaagagaacaaagcagCAG ATCCACCACCACCTAAAATCCCCAAAATCGAGACCACTCACCCTCCATTGCCTCCGGCCCACCCACCACCAG ACCGGAAGCCCCCCCTCTCGGCCGCCTTAGGTGAGGCCGAGCCTCCAGGCCCCGTGGATGCCGGTGACCTCCCCAAAGTCCAGATTCCTCCTCCGGCCCACCCAGCCCCTGTGCACCAGCCACCGCCACTGCCGCACCGGCCACCTCCGCCGCCGCCCTCCAGCTACATGACCGGGATGTCCACCAGCAGCTCCTATATGTCAGGAGAGGGCTACCAGAGCCTGCAGTCCATGATGAAGACTGAGGGCCCCTCCTACggcaccctgcccccagcctacGGCCCCCCGGCTCACCTGCCCTACCACCCTCACGTCTATCCCCCCAACCCACCTCCACCACCAGTGCCCCCTCCCCCgacctccttccccccacctgcCATCCCGCCCCCCACTCCTGGCTaccctccacctccaccagccTACAACCCTAACTTCCCGCCTCCACCCCCACGCCTGCCCCCGACCCATGCTGTCCCACCtcaccctcccccaggcctgggcctaCCCCCGGCCAGCTACCCACCCCCATCTGTCCCCCCTGGAGGACAGCCACCTGtgcccccacccatccccccacctggcatgcccccagttgggggacTGGGGCGCGCAGCTTGGATGAGATAA
- the CCNK gene encoding cyclin-K isoform X2, whose translation MKENKENSSPSVTSANLDHTKPCWYWDKKDLAHTPSQLEGLDPATEARYRREGARFIFDVGTRLGLHYDTLATGIIYFHRFYMFHSFKQFPRYVTGACCLFLAGKVEETPKKCKDIIKTARSLLNDVQFGQFGDDPKEEVMVLERILLQTIKFDLQVEHPYQFLLKYAKQLKGDKNKIQKLVQMAWTFVNDSLCTTLSLQWEPEIIAVAVMYLAGRLCKFEIQEWTSKPMYRRWWEQFVQDVPVDVLEDICHQILDLYSQGKQQMPHHTPHQLPQPPSLPSTPQVPPVPPSQSAQGSEPPQPPQKDPQPTAQPPPPPQQAQQPKKPSPQPSPPRQAKRATVVSPKEENKAADPPPPKIPKIETTHPPLPPAHPPPGEAEPPGPVDAGDLPKVQIPPPAHPAPVHQPPPLPHRPPPPPPSSYMTGMSTSSSYMSGEGYQSLQSMMKTEGPSYGTLPPAYGPPAHLPYHPHVYPPNPPPPPVPPPPTSFPPPAIPPPTPGYPPPPPAYNPNFPPPPPRLPPTHAVPPHPPPGLGLPPASYPPPSVPPGGQPPVPPPIPPPGMPPVGGLGRAAWMR comes from the exons atgaaggaaaataaagaaaactcaagCCCTTCGGTAACCTCAGCAAACCTGGACCACACAAAACCATGTTGGTACTGGGATAAGAAAGATTTGGCTCACACACCCTCTCAACTGGAAGGACTCGACCCAGCCACTGAGGCCCGCTACCGCCGAGAGGGGGCTCGCTTCATCTTTGATGTGGGCACACGTTTGGGGCT GCACTATGATACCCTGGCAActggaataatttattttcatcgCTTCTATATGTTTCATTCCTTCAAGCAGTTCCCGAGATAC GTCACAGGAGCTTGTTGTCTCTTTTTGGCTGGGAAAGTAGAAGAAACACccaaaaaatgtaaagatatcATCAAAACAGCCCGTAGTTTATTAAATGATGTACAATTTGGCCAGTTTGGAGATGACCCAAAG GAAGAAGTGATGGTTCTGGAGAGGATCTTACTGCAGACCATAAAGTTTGACTTGCAGGTAGAGCATCCGTACCAGTTCCTGCTCAAATATGCAAAACAGCTCAAAG gtgataaaaacaaaatccaaaagtTGGTTCAAATGGCATGGACATTTGTAAATGACAG TCTCTGCACGACCTTGTCACTGCAGTGGGAGCCAGAGATCATAGCGGTGGCGGTGATGTATCTTGCGGGGCGTTTGTGCAAATTTGAAATACAAGAATGGACCTCCAAACCCATGTATCGGAGGTGGTGGGAGCAGTTTGTCCAAGATGTCCCTGTGGATGTTCTGGAAG ACATCTGCCACCAAATCCTGGATCTTTACTCACAAGGAAAACAACAGATGCCTCATCACACACCTCATCAGCTGCCGCAGCCCCCTTCACTCCCGTCTACACCACAAGTGCCACCAGTGCCACCCTCCCAGTCGGCTCAAGGCTCTGAACCGCCACAGCCCCCACAGAAGGACCCGCAGCCGACAgcccagccgccgccgccgccacagCAAGCCCAGCAGCCCAAGAAACCATCCCCGCAGCCAAGTCCGCCCCGCCAGGCGAAACGAGCCACG GTGGTTTCTCCcaaagaagagaacaaagcagCAG ATCCACCACCACCTAAAATCCCCAAAATCGAGACCACTCACCCTCCATTGCCTCCGGCCCACCCACCACCAG GTGAGGCCGAGCCTCCAGGCCCCGTGGATGCCGGTGACCTCCCCAAAGTCCAGATTCCTCCTCCGGCCCACCCAGCCCCTGTGCACCAGCCACCGCCACTGCCGCACCGGCCACCTCCGCCGCCGCCCTCCAGCTACATGACCGGGATGTCCACCAGCAGCTCCTATATGTCAGGAGAGGGCTACCAGAGCCTGCAGTCCATGATGAAGACTGAGGGCCCCTCCTACggcaccctgcccccagcctacGGCCCCCCGGCTCACCTGCCCTACCACCCTCACGTCTATCCCCCCAACCCACCTCCACCACCAGTGCCCCCTCCCCCgacctccttccccccacctgcCATCCCGCCCCCCACTCCTGGCTaccctccacctccaccagccTACAACCCTAACTTCCCGCCTCCACCCCCACGCCTGCCCCCGACCCATGCTGTCCCACCtcaccctcccccaggcctgggcctaCCCCCGGCCAGCTACCCACCCCCATCTGTCCCCCCTGGAGGACAGCCACCTGtgcccccacccatccccccacctggcatgcccccagttgggggacTGGGGCGCGCAGCTTGGATGAGATAA